In the genome of Aedes aegypti strain LVP_AGWG chromosome 2, AaegL5.0 Primary Assembly, whole genome shotgun sequence, the window TTCGAAGAATTTTCTGAGAGACACATCCACCATTTCTGGAAATAAATACTCAACCGTCACACTCAGAATACCAACATAACATGCATGAGAATTTGCTGTCAAATGCGGTATTTCTCATGTGAGATTTTAAGTAGAATTTATATTatgacaacaacaacaaaaatgatCCGAACTTAAAAAACTGAAAAAGGATAATTATTGCATTGTAAAGCCGAATGTGCTTCATTTGTTTAAACCCAATTAGTTTGCTACCAAATCTAGCAACTCTGCGCAATACAACCATTCATTGACCATAAACCAAAAGTAAACCAATTCTTTTGTATTTCACCTTCGCCTGCTCACGGTTGACCGACTCCGTGAGTATATGAACCTCAAACTCCAATTATCGCCTAAAATGCCAACTTCCTGAGATACGGTTCATATATCGATTCACTCGTCAGATATAGTTCAAGATGATTAGTATAAATGTCGAAGTTGATGTCATTAGTGTCATCAGTCAACTTCGGAACATTGGTTCACTTCAGTCGATCCATTATCAACTCAAAATGAAGGTTCGTcctcaaaaaatgtttcaattcaAAAGACTTATCACTAATTTGTGTCACTTCTTCACAGTTCTACATCGCATTCCTTGCCCTGGCTTTCGCGGCGGCTGAAGCAGGATACGCCCCGGCAGCGGTTCCAGTGAGCACCTCGGTTTGGCCCGCATATGGTCTCTACGGGAAGAATGCCCTTTCCGCTTGGCCATACGGCCACAACGATTGGAACAATGACTGGAACAACGGTTGGAACACCTGGAACAATGGATGGAATAGCTGGAACAACGACGGCCACGGTCTGTACGGAGGATATCCATATGCCGGTGCCTGGTCTCCAGCTTACTACGGTGGCCACAAAACTGTAGTTCAGGCCAACTTGGGAAAACCTTACGCATACGGACTGCCATGGGGAAGCTACGGGGCTGGAGTTCATGGATGGACCGGTCACCATGGTGGTTATCTGCCAACCGTTGTTCCAGTGTCCAAGCAGGTGGCTGCCACTCCCGGATCGGTTCATGTGGCTGCGGTGCCAGTCGGTGCTCAGAAAGTGGTTGTTGCGTAAATGCATTGGAAGGCTGTCACTCGAAATTGGCTATGTGATAAATGGAAGATAAACTGAGCAATATATTGAAAACATTACTCAAATCAAGAGTCTGcacttaattaaaaaaaatatatgacattttttatttatccTCGTTCCCTACACTTCCCTTCCCCAATGGAAAGTTCGAATCTCAAATCCTTCTTTTAGCCTCTAGCAGTTTTATATAATTACGAAAtgccaaaattcaaaattcagacTTCATTTGTCCAACAAAACTCTTAATTAATAGACTACAAAAAACGCAGTCATCCATCTACCCTCTACCCTACACACTCACGTGTAGACTCCAGATCCAATACACtttgaacaaaaaatcatgtttgGATTAATGGACATATGGTATGAGAACGCTTGGTTTGACGAATAATATGTCTCTGCGAAAATATgccaataaattttaaagaatagcctatcgttgaaagaagggaaaatgttaATTGAAATATTATCAGCTTAGtgcaaatttatgattttttcggagaaaTTACATTCGGGaagatggttttcggggaaatgtcggacaatcgcgGTGTGAAGCAAAGCCGATTTTTCAAACCACCTCATTACCCCAGTCACACACAAAAAATCAGCTTCGTCCCTTGAGCAACTGTTGAGAAATATCCGTGGGAGAAAAAAATGGGTGACAGCGTCTCATGGGAGATCTGACTGTAGGTGTTGTTTGACAAATCAATAATTTGTTTTGTCAAGTCCTCAGAATTGAAACTCTTGTGAAATTTCTCACAAATTTCCTCAAAGGTTTTGGAGGATATGGATGAAAAGCATCAGCGAATTCATTGCAAGATTTTTGGAGCAGTTGTTGTGAAATCTTTTACAAAATCATTATGCGATCCTTGAAAGATTTCCTATGCGAACATTTGAAGACCATCACGTTTCGATTATCTTGTAGATGAGGGGATTTCCTGTTTAAATGTGGAAAATATTATGTGCATGACAGAATTAACAATATTCCTTGTTTTTTTCCTGTTGTATTGCTTACTGAATAAAAAGCATTGCTGTTCTTAACGGGATCTTGATGAATCCTGCTTTCAAAAGTGTTTTGTAAATTCCTGGAAGACCATGAGATCAAAATTTTATGGATAGAACTGTGGAGCCTtggataatttttgaaaatattttggagGTTTGTCAATAACATCATTGGTAAATTCCTGTCGAGACTTTTTGTTAATTGCAGACCAGACTTTGATTCTCCAAGGCCCTGGAAAATATTGAAGTGGGAGTCCGGGACTTGTTCCGGAGCACCAATGAAAGGTGAGCTTTGCAATTCGGCGTTTTTTTTTAGAGAGACAGCCAGGTCCTTGAATCAGTCAACCAAAGTGGTATCTACCAAACGTGGCGGAGGATTAACTATTTGCTCTGTTGAAACATCAGAAATCATCAGTGTACAGGCATCTCTGTACAAGTACCTCGTGCCACTTTTGGCCATCACCAAGAGTGTTAAGTAGCATCTTAGGATCGATACAGGATCCATTCATACCCTTGAAAGGTGATGAAATAATttggcgtaacattgttgaCATTCATGTTAATCCAATACCCTTCTAGTAAGAGACTTCCAAGTACATTTTGAACGAGTCATCTTAGGTAATCTCGATCTCGAATGCGAGTACTCATTAGGAGTGAAAACAGCGCAGTGAATTTTTTCGCCATGAGCGGTTTTCTAAGGTTCTTGGTAGAATAAGAAGAAATATTAGCAACAGTATAGCCATCAATTACAACGGATACAAATGCTAGGAATCCAGGGTTCAAATTCCACAATAGCCAGATTTGGGGTATGACAGATCCGAACACAGCACTCAATTTTTCCGGCCAAGCAATAAATCAAAACACAAATTGCTGTTAAACTCGTTATTCATTTCAGAAACACATACAACATCAAATAACACGACGTCCCTCAAATATGACGCAGCTCAGATTTTACAGGGTTCCCGCAGCTGGTTCCAGGTTCAGAGATTGCTGGGAAATGGCGTGTCCTGGAAGGGGAGCATCATGGACAGCTCCTCGGTTGGCGGCCAGATAGCGAGCTTCCTTCTGGGCAACGACGGCGACGGCTGGTTGATAAGCGTAAGCGGTTGGATAAACGGCCGTTTGGGCGGCATAGCTGAGGGCTGGAGCATAGGCCGAGTAAGCCAGGGGGGTTCCCAGATTCTGCTGAACGTAGGTGGCATGTGGAACGGAATAGGCTAGCGGGTTGACGGAGTAAGCGGAATAAG includes:
- the LOC110677069 gene encoding uncharacterized protein LOC110677069; translated protein: MISINVEVDVISVISQLRNIGSLQSIHYQLKMKFYIAFLALAFAAAEAGYAPAAVPVSTSVWPAYGLYGKNALSAWPYGHNDWNNDWNNGWNTWNNGWNSWNNDGHGLYGGYPYAGAWSPAYYGGHKTVVQANLGKPYAYGLPWGSYGAGVHGWTGHHGGYLPTVVPVSKQVAATPGSVHVAAVPVGAQKVVVA
- the LOC5573908 gene encoding adult cuticle protein 1, which translates into the protein MKCIAAVVMMALAFAAAEASWAPLAYSAYSVNPLAYSVPHATYVQQNLGTPLAYSAYAPALSYAAQTAVYPTAYAYQPAVAVVAQKEARYLAANRGAVHDAPLPGHAISQQSLNLEPAAGTL